Genomic window (Candidatus Eremiobacterota bacterium):
TGAGCCGGATTCGGTGTAGTACGAGTGAATTGCAGCTAGCGTGTCGTCTTGGCGCTTGCGGGCTGTCATGGCGAGCATGATCTCGGCGAAATCTGCGGCGGCTTGGAGATCCGATGCGACGGCTCCTTGGCGGCGTGATACGAGAGCGAGCAGAAGGACGGAGATGAGTCCGTCCTTTCCGCTGGAGTTCTCGTAAGTCAGGAACGCTTCACGCAGTAGGCGCTCCCGCTCCGAGGCCGGCTCTCTTGTCCAGTCGATGCCGTAGCGTTCAAATGTTTCCGGGGCTCGGAACGGGACGACGTTTTTCATGATGCGTCGCACCGGGTCCCCAGGCGTTCGGTGCCACGGTAAATTCCGGCAGTGCGGAGCGCCGTCAGGTCGCTTCGGAAGGCGTGCATCGTGCCCCCGAAGCGCTCTTTGTAGGCCTCGTACCTGACGGGTTCGCGGCGGACGAATCGGGCGAGGAGCCAGACGATCCGGGCGATGTCGCGGCGGCTGCGCTTCCGGGTGGAGAATGCGCGCCGGGGGCTCGACGCAGGCGCGTCGAACGGGTGGGTTGTCATTCGATGATCCCTTCATCGGGTGACGGGCCCGGTCGGTGTTGCTGCACTGATCGGGCCGCTTCAGTTTATTGTGGAACTTCAGACGCGCGTTTCAGCGGCGGAGTTGTTCCTTCGTTATTATAGCACAAACGTCGCACAAGTGTTCGACTTTGCCAGAAAAACTTTTCTGGTTGCACATCGCGTTTCACGGCGATTAGCGGGCTCGCGCGTGAAGGCGCATCGAACACCGGTTGCCGAACTTCGCCGCGCGAGAGGAGACTTCAGATGCCCGCAGAGCAAAGCGCCAACGAACAAACCGTCCGCCGGATCTACGACGCGTTCAACGCGCGCGACATCGGGTTGCTGGCGTCGCTCTTCGCCAACGATTGCACCACGACCGACATGGGGACGGGTCGTACCTACACCGGCTTCGCCGGATTCATGGAGTGGGTGAAGCCGTTCGCCGACGCACTGCCGGACTCGACCGCCACGCCGGTGTTCGTCATCGAGGCCGGCGATTGGATTGCGACGGAGCACGTCGGCCGCGGCACGCAGACGGGGACCTTCGTCACGCCCGACGGCGACGTTCCCGCCTCGAACCGCCCGATCGAGATCAAGTTCGCCGAGTTCTTCCGTCTGCACGACGGCAAGGTCGCGGAGTTTCGCGCGTATTGGGACAGCGGCTCGGTCGTCCGCCAGATGCGCTAA
Coding sequences:
- a CDS encoding nuclear transport factor 2 family protein, encoding MPAEQSANEQTVRRIYDAFNARDIGLLASLFANDCTTTDMGTGRTYTGFAGFMEWVKPFADALPDSTATPVFVIEAGDWIATEHVGRGTQTGTFVTPDGDVPASNRPIEIKFAEFFRLHDGKVAEFRAYWDSGSVVRQMR